The DNA region CCTTACCCAACATCAGACCAGAGCTTCCCGCCCGTAGCCCAATTCTCCCGCTTGACATCAACAAGCACAATATCAACAGAGCCCGGCTCGACATTCAGCGACTCGCACGTCGCCTTCGTGATGGCCTCCACGAACTGACGCTTCTGCTCAACAGTACGACCTTCAAAAAGCTCGATATGAAAAGTAGGCATGTCCAGTATTCCTTAGAAAAAAATCTCAACCCTTATAAGAAGCATCGATGCGATCAAGCTTCCGCAACAACGCTGGCCATTCAATGGCACCTTCAACCGCGCCTCCATCGTAAAGCTGTTCAGCCGTGCGCTCAGCCACGGCCTCCGACGGCAACACCAGCGCGCCGCCGCCCGCCTGCGCCTGCAATTGAATCTCGCAAGCCTTGATGAGCGTCGCCATCAGCACATACGCTTCCGCAACCGTGCGGCCCGTCGTCAGCGTGCCGTGATTGCGCAATAGCATCGCCGGCTTGTCGGCGAGATCGGCGACGAGGCGCTCGCCTTCCGCCGGCGTGAAGGCGAGCCCCTCATAGTCGTGATACGCAAGATACCCATGAAAGCGCAGCGCATGCTGCGAGCCCGGCAAGAGCCCATCCTTTTGCAGCGACACGGCAATACCCGCCGTATTGTGCAGATGCATCACGCAAAACGCGTCGGCGCGCGCCGCATGAACCGCCGCGTGCAACGCGAAGCCGGTCGCGTTCACCGGATGCTCGCTCGCCCCGACGATGTTGCCCGCGATATCGATCTTCACCAGATTCGACGCGCACACTTCATCGAACGAGAGGCCGAACGGATTGATCAGAAAATGACCGGGCTCGTCGGGCACGCTCGCCGAAATATGCGTGTAGACGAGATCGTCCCAGCCGTTGAGCGCCGCAAGCCGGTACGCAGCGGCGAGATCGACCCGCGTGCGCTGCTCCGCTTCCGACATCGGCTTAGACTGCGCGATGCGGCCCGCAGGCGTATGAGCAAACGACGACATGACTTCTCCTGTTGCTGGCCGCTTCAGCCCCCAGGCGAAACGGCACGGGTTGCTTTCCGTCGACGCCCTGCGCCCGCAGATCTGTCGATCGCGGAATCAGGCACGCGGCTCAGGTTGCTGGTGTTCGAGCGGCGAGTATCGCGCATCAGCAAGCGAATCGTCCACGTCGCGACGACGAACGGCGCTGTCATCGCCGGCAGGCCCGATACGATTGCGGCGTGCTGCATCGCGACGGATACACCCACGCCAGCGAGCGCCGCCAGCACGCCGCAATCGGCTAGAGCGAGCGCCGCGAGCGCGCCATTGAATCCTAACAGGCCCGCGCCGAACGATGCGCCGTCCGCGCCGATCAGCCAATGCGCAAGGGTCGCGAGCGCCGCACCCGCGAGCGCGAACAGCGCGGAACGCACCGACGACAGTGCAATGCCGCCAAGTATCAACGCCCCCGGCAGCGCACCGCACGCAAACGATGTCTGCGCCACACCCGTCAGCAAGCCGCGCATTGAATCGAACCCTGAAATCGCATCGCTCGCTGCTACGTGCGCCGTCGGCAAATAGACAAGCGGCAGCCACGCCCACGTCACAAGCAGGCAAGGGCTCGAATAGAAGCCAAGACCGCGCGAGCGCAATAGCCGTTCCCACGGGCCGAGCAGCCATGCAGCCGCCGTCGCCGCGATTATCGCAACGGCCATCGCGGTGGCGTCGTCGTCGATAAAGGTGGATGCGGCAAGTC from Paraburkholderia caribensis includes:
- a CDS encoding class II aldolase/adducin family protein, with translation MSSFAHTPAGRIAQSKPMSEAEQRTRVDLAAAYRLAALNGWDDLVYTHISASVPDEPGHFLINPFGLSFDEVCASNLVKIDIAGNIVGASEHPVNATGFALHAAVHAARADAFCVMHLHNTAGIAVSLQKDGLLPGSQHALRFHGYLAYHDYEGLAFTPAEGERLVADLADKPAMLLRNHGTLTTGRTVAEAYVLMATLIKACEIQLQAQAGGGALVLPSEAVAERTAEQLYDGGAVEGAIEWPALLRKLDRIDASYKG
- a CDS encoding 4-oxalocrotonate tautomerase, whose protein sequence is MPTFHIELFEGRTVEQKRQFVEAITKATCESLNVEPGSVDIVLVDVKRENWATGGKLWSDVG
- a CDS encoding urea transporter translates to MSAAHHEAPFDPLRTLLRSFSQIVLQRNAATGACVLAGWLVSDVRLACAALTGAIAANVGAVLRGYDPADTHDGLHGFNGALAGLAASTFIDDDATAMAVAIIAATAAAWLLGPWERLLRSRGLGFYSSPCLLVTWAWLPLVYLPTAHVAASDAISGFDSMRGLLTGVAQTSFACGALPGALILGGIALSSVRSALFALAGAALATLAHWLIGADGASFGAGLLGFNGALAALALADCGVLAALAGVGVSVAMQHAAIVSGLPAMTAPFVVATWTIRLLMRDTRRSNTSNLSRVPDSAIDRSAGAGRRRKATRAVSPGG